Genomic DNA from Candidatus Krumholzibacteriia bacterium:
CGCTACGCCCGGGGCATGGCCCTCACGCACCAAGGCAAGCTGTCCGAGGCCCGGCGTGAGCTGGCGGCGCTCGCGAAGATCGCGGACGCGCCGGAGAGTGCGAAGGCGCCGGTCGGTTACAGCAACGCCGCGCATCTCCTCGGCATCGCCCGGCTGGTGCTGCGCGGCGAGATCGCGGCGAAGGAACGCCGCTGGGACGAGGCGGTGACGGCGCTGGACCGGGCGGTGCGTCTCGAGGACGGCCTCACCTACAACGAACCGCCCGACTGGTACTACCCGGTGCGCCACACTCTCGGGGCGATCCTTCTCGAAGCGGGACGTCCGGAGGAAGCGGAGATCGTCTACTGGGAGGACCTACGCGAGAACCGCGGCAACGGCTTCGCTTTGTTCGGGGTGTGGAAGAGCCTGCTGGCGCAGGGACGCACGGAGGAGGCTGCCGCCTTGGAGCAGCGTTTCCGCGCCGCCTGGGGCGGTGCCGACGTGGAGCTCACTTCGTCGCGGTTCTGAGCGGGCTCACTTCCCCGTGGTGGCGAGGAACTGGGTGTCCTTCCACAGCGGTTCGAAATCGGTGTCGGTGCGGGCGCGGGCGCCGAGGGAGGGGTCGCGCTGCACCGCCTGCGCCAGTATCTCCAGGGCCTTGTCGCGATGCCCCGCCTTGGAGTGGTAGCACGCCAAGTGGTAGTAGGGCTCGCCCTCGTTCGGGTGCAGGGCGATGGCCTTTTCGCCGAGGCCGAAAGCCTTCTCCCAGTTCTTTGACTCGCATGCCGTGTAACCCTCTTGCACCAGGGCTACGCCGTTCCAGATGTCGTAGATGCGGCGCAGCTCGCGGATGGGCTCCTTGTGGTCGTCGACGCGCAGGTCGCAGTAGCGGTCGTTGTAACCGCCGTAGCCCGCGCCGGCGCGGACGATGAGGAGGGCCGCCGACTGCTGGCCGCGTGAATCGCCGCCCGCCTTCTGCCCTTCTTCGAGGGCTCGCATCAACTTGTCGCCCAACGATCCCGGTGTACTGCGGAAGGCGGCCGCCATGGCTTCCACCGTTTCCTTCCCCACCAGGATGTTGCCCTGAGCGGTGAAGTGGTCGCCGCTCACGTGCCCGGCCCACGGCGAGCAGCTCTTGCCGGTGTACGCCACGCTCCGGCCGCGGGCGTCGACGATGCCCACCTGACGCTGGTCGCGCTGCGCGTCGCCGGCGACGAGGGAATCCAACACTGCTTGCGGCTCGAGGCCGCGGCCAAGCAGCTCGAGACCACGAGGACCGTAGGTCGTGTTGGCGAAAGACTGGGTGGCGATGGCGCCGACACCGGCTCGTGCCCAGGGCACCACGGAACCGACGGCGAAGAACTTGGACTGCACCGCGATGCCGAGGTCGCCGGTTTCGGGGTCGTGGCCGACGATGGAGA
This window encodes:
- a CDS encoding DUF1028 domain-containing protein: MRNFALQCWSAVLGAIVLALLPAPALTSKAVPRVATFSIVGHDPETGDLGIAVQSKFFAVGSVVPWARAGVGAIATQSFANTTYGPRGLELLGRGLEPQAVLDSLVAGDAQRDQRQVGIVDARGRSVAYTGKSCSPWAGHVSGDHFTAQGNILVGKETVEAMAAAFRSTPGSLGDKLMRALEEGQKAGGDSRGQQSAALLIVRAGAGYGGYNDRYCDLRVDDHKEPIRELRRIYDIWNGVALVQEGYTACESKNWEKAFGLGEKAIALHPNEGEPYYHLACYHSKAGHRDKALEILAQAVQRDPSLGARARTDTDFEPLWKDTQFLATTGK